A stretch of the Gossypium hirsutum isolate 1008001.06 chromosome D07, Gossypium_hirsutum_v2.1, whole genome shotgun sequence genome encodes the following:
- the LOC107956202 gene encoding probable glutathione S-transferase, which translates to MSKAKLVILDCWVSPFCMRVKIALNEKGLEYEAQAEDLFGGKSELLLSSNPIYKKVPVFLHDGTPLCESIIIVNYIDETWSSPPLLPPCSYGRAQARFWADFIDKKVFDACGNIWRSKGEVPVEAKKEFIEILKQLEEALGDKDYFIGTTFGFVDIILIPLTSWFFAVEKIGGFTVEAECPKFSNWMKRCLQRESVAKVVPPPEKVYEFVLMFRKMQGID; encoded by the exons ATGTCAAAGGCAAAGCTTGTTATTCTTGACTGCTGGGTTAGTCCCTTTTGCATGAGGGTTAAGATTGCTTTGAATGAGAAAGGCCTTGAATATGAAGCTCAAGCCGAGGACTTATTTGGCGGTAAAAGCGAGTTGTTGCTCAGCTCAAACCCCATTTACAAGAAAGTCCCGGTGTTCCTCCACGACGGAACACCCTTGTGCGAGTCCATTATCATCGTTAACTACATCGATGAAACCTGGTCTTCCCCTCCACTGCTCCCGCCATGTTCATATGGCCGAGCTCAGGCACGCTTTTGGGCTGATTTCATTGACAAAAAg GTATTTGACGCATGCGGTAATATATGGAGAAGCAAAGGAGAGGTACCAGTGGAAGCCAAAAAGGAGTTCATAGAGATATTGAAGCAGTTAGAAGAAGCCTTAGGGGACAAAGATTACTTCATTGGCACCACATTTGGGTTCGTTGACATCATATTAATCCCTCTAACGAGCTGGTTCTTTGCCGTTGAGAAGATCGGCGGGTTTACGGTGGAGGCCGAGTGCCCCAAGTTTTCGAATTGGATGAAGAGGTGTTTGCAAAGAGAAAGCGTCGCCAAAGTAGTTCCACCCCCTGAGAAAGTGTATGAGTTCGTGTTGATGTTTAGGAAAATGCAAGGCATCGACTAA